The following proteins come from a genomic window of Gimesia chilikensis:
- a CDS encoding DUF4159 domain-containing protein — protein sequence MDFPHYRRAYRALRWTLTAVLCISLLLYSRRAVFAQGQELSAKAVLESIERGKAFLLQEQQGDGSWSGPGKNYTPGVSCLALMAIINCGMTANDEPVQRGLKYLRSLRAPEPRGTYQTSLMIMALAAAKDGKRDLPLIQSLVERLEKSQVTTGPNAGGWSYGPGMAIGGAGVADRSNSQYAVLALRDAVHAGVPVSQKTWKLIKQYWSTQQSGDGGWGYQSNAGASRGSMTVAGIATMVIVNSMLGDDLELNPDGTPVCCDQKEEDKSIERAIHWMTTHFSVGTNPGVNSWLLYYLYGLERAGRLSGTRFFGKHDWYREGAAFLTQRQSVRDGSWRGAGQLESDPVLGTSFVLLFLSKGLAPVLINKLEYKTEGQVKLQPGTIPNWNHHQNDILNLTDALSGRPDWPKLLTWQTVNLDLAIQGGGVQVLRQAPVLFISGQEDPQFGVPEVNMLKQFVEQGGFIFAVDNCNGAGFDRGFRELIKKMYPQGEVQLKRLTAEHPVFRCEYLLDAESVELYGVDVGCRTSIIYCPDDLACLWDKWMRFPSQDRPVKATSMITRAVRIGTNVIAYATGREPPNKLDQEELASENGLQNQVERGFLQIAKIRHNGTWDAAPRALTNLLKALNQNAGMIASTKTPSLPASDPNLMQYPLLYMHGRSQFSLSKTEQSNLKQALDNGAVLFADACCGAQPFDKSFRQLMQEMFPTKQLKRIPVDHPLFSEQTGYDVRRVRRRQMEVNDVNQPLKAETLVVEPLLEGIEIDGHLAVIYSKYDISCALEQQASVACAGYVPQDAVNLALNIVRYALLQDIAYREVISQEVEAE from the coding sequence ATGGATTTTCCGCATTATCGTAGAGCGTATCGGGCGTTGCGCTGGACGTTAACAGCAGTCCTGTGCATTTCCCTCTTGTTGTACTCCAGGCGAGCCGTTTTCGCACAGGGACAGGAACTGTCAGCCAAGGCAGTACTGGAATCCATCGAGCGTGGAAAAGCCTTTCTTCTGCAGGAACAGCAGGGCGATGGTTCCTGGTCCGGTCCGGGGAAAAACTATACACCCGGCGTCAGCTGTCTGGCTCTGATGGCCATCATCAACTGCGGCATGACTGCGAATGATGAACCCGTACAACGCGGCCTCAAATACCTCAGATCACTCCGCGCTCCCGAACCCAGGGGAACCTACCAGACCAGCCTGATGATTATGGCACTGGCAGCCGCTAAAGATGGCAAACGGGATTTACCTCTGATTCAGTCCCTGGTGGAACGACTTGAGAAAAGTCAGGTGACGACCGGGCCCAACGCGGGAGGCTGGAGTTACGGCCCCGGGATGGCAATTGGCGGAGCTGGGGTTGCCGACCGCAGTAACAGTCAGTACGCGGTACTCGCTCTGCGGGATGCCGTGCATGCGGGGGTACCAGTCAGCCAGAAGACCTGGAAACTCATCAAACAGTATTGGTCTACACAGCAAAGTGGCGATGGAGGCTGGGGCTATCAGTCCAACGCCGGGGCGAGTCGAGGCAGTATGACCGTCGCGGGGATCGCCACTATGGTGATCGTGAATTCGATGCTGGGAGACGATCTGGAATTGAATCCCGATGGTACTCCCGTCTGCTGTGATCAAAAAGAAGAAGACAAATCAATCGAACGGGCGATTCACTGGATGACCACCCATTTTTCCGTGGGCACTAATCCAGGCGTCAACTCCTGGCTACTCTACTATCTGTATGGTCTGGAACGTGCAGGACGCTTGAGTGGTACCCGGTTCTTCGGCAAGCATGACTGGTATCGGGAAGGAGCCGCGTTTCTGACACAAAGACAGTCCGTGCGCGATGGTTCATGGCGTGGTGCCGGCCAGCTGGAATCCGATCCCGTACTGGGAACCAGCTTTGTCCTGCTCTTTCTCTCCAAAGGTCTGGCTCCAGTCTTGATCAATAAACTGGAATACAAAACCGAGGGGCAGGTAAAACTGCAGCCGGGAACTATTCCAAACTGGAATCATCACCAGAATGATATTTTGAATCTGACCGATGCACTTTCAGGACGCCCTGACTGGCCGAAGCTGCTGACCTGGCAAACCGTAAATCTCGATCTGGCGATTCAGGGGGGCGGCGTGCAGGTTCTCAGGCAGGCCCCCGTGCTGTTTATCAGTGGTCAGGAAGATCCCCAGTTCGGAGTACCTGAGGTCAACATGCTCAAACAGTTTGTGGAGCAGGGGGGCTTTATCTTTGCCGTTGATAACTGTAATGGGGCCGGTTTTGATCGTGGTTTTCGCGAACTGATCAAAAAAATGTATCCCCAGGGGGAAGTTCAGCTGAAACGGCTGACGGCTGAACATCCCGTATTCCGCTGCGAATATCTGCTCGACGCGGAAAGTGTCGAACTCTATGGAGTTGATGTCGGCTGTCGGACTTCCATTATCTACTGCCCTGACGATCTGGCCTGTCTCTGGGACAAATGGATGCGGTTCCCCTCTCAAGATCGGCCGGTGAAAGCAACTTCCATGATCACGCGTGCTGTCCGGATCGGAACCAACGTGATTGCATATGCGACAGGTCGAGAACCACCAAACAAACTTGACCAGGAAGAACTGGCCAGTGAGAACGGTTTGCAGAATCAGGTCGAACGGGGCTTTCTGCAGATCGCCAAGATCCGTCATAACGGTACCTGGGATGCGGCGCCGCGGGCTTTGACGAATCTGCTCAAGGCCCTGAATCAGAATGCGGGAATGATTGCTTCTACCAAAACGCCCAGTCTGCCGGCCAGCGATCCCAATCTGATGCAGTACCCGCTGCTGTACATGCATGGCAGAAGCCAGTTCAGCCTCTCTAAAACGGAGCAGTCGAACCTGAAACAGGCCCTGGATAATGGGGCGGTACTGTTTGCTGATGCCTGTTGTGGCGCCCAGCCGTTTGATAAAAGCTTTCGTCAACTAATGCAGGAAATGTTTCCGACTAAACAGTTAAAACGCATTCCCGTCGATCATCCCCTGTTTTCGGAGCAGACCGGATATGACGTGCGCCGCGTGCGTCGTCGCCAGATGGAGGTCAACGATGTAAACCAGCCGCTGAAAGCGGAAACCCTGGTCGTTGAACCGCTGCTCGAAGGAATTGAAATTGATGGGCACCTGGCTGTCATATATAGTAAGTACGATATCAGCTGTGCCCTGGAGCAGCAGGCGTCGGTCGCCTGTGCCGGTTATGTGCCCCAGGATGCAGTGAACCTGGCCTTGAATATCGTCCGCTATGCCCTGCTGCAGGATATCGCGTATCGGGAAGTCATATCACAGGAAGTCGAGGCGGAATAG
- the xylA gene encoding xylose isomerase, with the protein MEYFADVPRIEYEGPESKNPLAFKHYNPDEQIEGQSMRDLLRFSVCYWHTFRGTGSDPFGAGTLQRPWDDGSNSVENALKRVDVAFEFFEKLQAPYYCFHDKDVSPDGDTLKEANENFDRIADKLLEAQEKTGIKLLWGTANMFSHPRFLHGAATSPNADVFAYGAAQVKKAMEVTHRLGGENYVFWGGREGYMNLFNTDMKRELDHLARFMHMAVEHAQKIGFKGQFLFEPKPKEPTKHQYDFDAAACLNFLRSYDLLDHVKLNIETNHATLAGHTMMHELVYSSIQGALGSIDANTGDLLLGWDTDQFPTDIYLTTQCMLAILDQGGLAPGGVNFDAKVRRESFEPIDLFYAHIGGMDAFARGARIASQIRKDGILSDFVSKRYASYDEGIGAQIEAGSVNFSDLEAYMLEKGDSAPNSSGRQEWIENVINDYI; encoded by the coding sequence ATGGAATACTTTGCAGACGTCCCCCGAATCGAGTACGAAGGCCCGGAAAGCAAGAATCCCCTCGCATTCAAACATTACAACCCAGATGAGCAGATCGAAGGGCAGTCGATGCGGGATCTGTTGCGGTTCAGTGTCTGTTACTGGCATACATTCCGCGGTACCGGCAGTGATCCCTTCGGGGCAGGTACTTTGCAGCGTCCGTGGGATGATGGCTCGAACTCAGTCGAAAATGCGCTGAAGCGGGTCGATGTTGCTTTTGAATTCTTCGAAAAGCTGCAGGCTCCCTATTACTGTTTTCATGACAAAGATGTCTCTCCCGATGGGGACACGCTGAAAGAAGCCAACGAGAATTTTGACCGCATCGCCGACAAACTTCTGGAAGCCCAGGAAAAAACCGGAATCAAACTGCTGTGGGGAACAGCGAATATGTTTTCCCATCCCCGCTTCCTGCACGGAGCTGCCACCAGCCCGAACGCAGATGTCTTCGCTTACGGAGCCGCCCAGGTCAAAAAAGCAATGGAAGTCACGCATCGACTGGGAGGCGAAAACTATGTTTTCTGGGGTGGTCGCGAAGGCTACATGAATCTGTTCAATACCGACATGAAACGGGAACTCGATCATCTCGCCCGATTCATGCATATGGCAGTAGAGCATGCCCAGAAGATTGGCTTCAAAGGGCAGTTCCTGTTCGAACCGAAGCCGAAAGAGCCAACCAAACATCAGTATGACTTCGATGCTGCCGCCTGTCTGAACTTTCTGCGGTCGTATGATCTGCTGGACCATGTGAAGCTGAATATTGAAACCAATCATGCAACGCTGGCCGGGCATACCATGATGCACGAACTGGTTTACTCATCGATTCAAGGGGCACTGGGCAGTATCGATGCTAATACCGGGGACCTTCTGCTGGGCTGGGATACCGACCAGTTCCCGACAGATATCTACCTGACCACGCAATGCATGCTGGCGATTCTGGATCAGGGGGGACTCGCACCCGGCGGCGTCAACTTCGATGCCAAAGTCCGGCGGGAAAGCTTTGAACCGATCGATCTGTTTTACGCCCACATTGGCGGCATGGATGCGTTTGCCCGCGGTGCGCGGATTGCGTCCCAGATTCGCAAAGACGGTATCCTCTCTGACTTCGTATCGAAACGTTACGCAAGTTACGACGAGGGCATTGGTGCACAAATCGAAGCCGGCAGTGTGAACTTCAGTGACCTGGAAGCCTACATGCTTGAGAAAGGGGATTCTGCTCCCAACTCCAGCGGTCGCCAGGAATGGATTGAAAATGTCATCAATGATTATATCTAA
- a CDS encoding serine/threonine protein kinase, protein MNASKTSLGRSFSRSFMKSFTRSRLFSKRSMWIWPIAGTILLLFLGLMVRSIVETSSRENVANNLQTILDADVAALKIWLAREESLAEVLAEEPRVRKLTEELIGIEQQDPDNRDALLHSQSLDGLREEFSSELEHLGYLDVGLFNLAGKVLASSRDEPIGRADLPIQQSALEQVREGKATVTRPFESLFARKTDSGELKTGLPTMLAMAPVKDADGKPIAVLALLIKPEQDFTRILSVARAGKTGETYAFDKDGVMLSQSRFEDDLKLMGLIPDREDAQSILNVQVRDPEVNMARGNRPTKRMAERTLTRMAASAVQNESGIDVEGYSDYRGVPVVGAWTWLPEYGMGVATEMDQSEAYRSLYLLRYTFWGLFGLLIVGSIVIFIFTVIVARKEQETRRAVIKAKQLGQYALEEKLGEGGMGVVYRGQHAMLRRPTAIKLLDIEKTTDEAVARFEREVQLTSQLNHPNTIAIYDYGRTPEGVFYYAMELLDGIDLDDLVKQFGPLPEARVIHLLKQVAGSLAEAHQLGVIHRDVKPANIFLTHRGGVYDFIKLLDFGLVKAVDGREQATLTSTNAMAGTPMYLSPEGIKNPDRVDARSDLYAFGAVGYYLLTGTTVFDGESIIEICMKHTQDDPESPSERLGKPVSADLEQIIMQCLEKDPDKRPQSASELVLSLTRCEEDGQWSLLDASEWWKVNMESRAALEKTATDVPRIRSASADATLIVNLAEEDE, encoded by the coding sequence ATGAACGCATCGAAGACTTCACTGGGACGATCGTTTTCCCGCTCTTTTATGAAATCGTTTACCCGTTCCCGGCTCTTTTCCAAACGGAGCATGTGGATCTGGCCGATTGCAGGCACGATTCTGCTGCTGTTTCTGGGGTTGATGGTCCGGTCGATTGTGGAGACCTCGAGTCGGGAGAACGTTGCCAATAATCTGCAGACAATTCTGGACGCCGATGTGGCTGCGTTGAAAATCTGGCTGGCACGAGAAGAATCTCTCGCGGAGGTGCTGGCCGAAGAGCCACGCGTCCGCAAACTCACTGAAGAATTGATCGGCATTGAGCAACAGGATCCGGACAACCGGGATGCTCTACTGCATTCCCAGTCGCTGGATGGTTTGCGGGAAGAATTCAGTTCCGAGCTGGAGCATCTGGGATACCTGGATGTGGGACTGTTCAATCTGGCTGGCAAAGTTCTGGCCTCTTCACGTGACGAGCCGATCGGCCGTGCGGATCTTCCGATTCAGCAGTCTGCTCTGGAGCAGGTTCGTGAAGGGAAAGCGACAGTCACGCGTCCCTTTGAAAGTCTGTTCGCCCGCAAAACGGATTCAGGAGAATTAAAAACCGGGCTCCCAACCATGCTGGCGATGGCGCCAGTGAAGGATGCAGACGGAAAACCGATTGCTGTCCTGGCGCTATTGATCAAGCCGGAGCAGGATTTCACACGGATCCTCTCGGTCGCCCGGGCGGGGAAAACTGGCGAGACCTATGCCTTCGATAAAGATGGTGTCATGCTTTCGCAGAGTCGGTTTGAAGATGATTTAAAACTGATGGGGCTGATACCCGACCGCGAAGACGCCCAGTCGATCCTCAATGTGCAGGTACGCGATCCTGAAGTCAACATGGCACGCGGGAACCGTCCTACGAAACGCATGGCCGAACGCACGCTGACCCGCATGGCAGCCTCTGCCGTTCAGAATGAGAGTGGCATCGACGTCGAAGGCTACAGCGATTATCGCGGTGTTCCGGTTGTGGGGGCCTGGACCTGGCTGCCCGAATACGGAATGGGCGTCGCTACCGAGATGGATCAGTCAGAAGCTTACCGCTCGCTCTACCTGTTGCGTTATACATTCTGGGGGCTGTTCGGCCTGCTGATTGTGGGCAGTATCGTCATCTTTATCTTTACGGTCATCGTGGCGCGAAAAGAACAGGAAACCCGGCGGGCGGTAATTAAAGCAAAACAGCTGGGCCAGTATGCCCTGGAAGAGAAGCTCGGAGAAGGGGGCATGGGGGTCGTCTATCGTGGACAGCATGCCATGCTCCGCCGACCGACGGCTATCAAATTGCTGGATATCGAAAAAACGACCGACGAAGCAGTAGCTCGTTTTGAACGGGAAGTACAGCTGACAAGTCAGCTTAATCATCCGAATACGATTGCGATCTACGACTACGGCCGTACTCCGGAAGGAGTTTTCTATTACGCCATGGAACTGCTGGATGGCATTGACCTCGATGATCTGGTCAAACAGTTCGGCCCCCTGCCTGAAGCTCGGGTGATCCATCTGCTCAAGCAGGTCGCTGGTTCCCTCGCGGAAGCACATCAACTGGGAGTGATTCACCGGGATGTGAAACCGGCCAATATTTTTCTGACGCATCGAGGGGGCGTTTACGATTTCATCAAGCTCCTCGATTTTGGACTCGTCAAAGCCGTGGATGGTCGAGAGCAGGCTACGCTGACCTCGACGAACGCGATGGCGGGGACCCCCATGTATCTCTCACCAGAGGGAATCAAAAATCCGGACCGGGTCGATGCACGCAGTGACCTGTATGCCTTCGGAGCGGTCGGCTATTATCTACTCACGGGAACCACCGTCTTCGATGGAGAATCCATCATTGAGATCTGTATGAAGCATACTCAGGATGATCCGGAATCTCCTTCCGAGCGACTGGGAAAGCCGGTCTCGGCCGACCTGGAGCAGATCATTATGCAGTGTCTGGAGAAAGATCCCGATAAACGGCCTCAGTCTGCTTCAGAACTCGTCTTGTCCCTGACACGTTGTGAGGAGGATGGGCAGTGGTCCCTGCTGGATGCCAGCGAATGGTGGAAAGTAAATATGGAATCCAGGGCCGCTCTGGAAAAAACCGCCACAGATGTCCCACGCATTCGGAGTGCTTCGGCTGATGCCACGCTGATCGTGAATTTAGCGGAAGAGGATGAGTAA
- a CDS encoding radical SAM/SPASM domain-containing protein has product MYLKMAKRVLMETDKRLVWKLAYNFGFKGALSVHKHKKRLKRGEFFPPFLYVSVINSCNLRCQGCWVDVAAKQEKIDVEAMSKLIGEAKEMGNSFFGILGGEPFMHPQLLEILERHPDCYFQIFTNGQFITDEIAKKLRKLGNATPLISVEGNEIISNERRGRSDVYNKTMQGIQNCLNNKLLTGVCTSLCKSNIDDLLTEEWVDKLIDMGVMYTWYHIYRVAGPDPNPELALSPEEQLRARKFVVDIRARKPIGVIDAYFDHDGTALCPAATGLSHHINPWGDIEPCPVIQFATDSIHDESKTLKEKFVQSEFLKDFRHVVQQNTRGCIILERPDLLEDLVKKHGAKDSTFRKQAMQELQNLETRTSQYSPGNEVPEKSWVYRIAKKFFFNDFGVYQGTDHSQTAAPGILANRSESTTPGNPPDFIPLEALK; this is encoded by the coding sequence ATGTATCTGAAAATGGCCAAACGCGTCTTAATGGAAACAGACAAAAGACTTGTCTGGAAACTGGCTTACAATTTCGGTTTCAAAGGTGCCCTCTCGGTTCACAAACACAAAAAACGCCTGAAACGCGGTGAGTTTTTCCCCCCCTTCCTCTATGTCTCGGTGATCAACAGCTGCAACCTGCGCTGTCAGGGCTGCTGGGTCGATGTCGCCGCCAAACAGGAAAAGATAGATGTCGAGGCGATGTCAAAGCTGATCGGCGAAGCCAAGGAGATGGGCAACTCCTTCTTCGGTATCCTGGGGGGTGAGCCATTCATGCATCCCCAGCTGCTGGAAATTCTGGAACGTCATCCCGACTGCTACTTCCAGATTTTCACGAACGGACAGTTCATTACCGACGAGATCGCAAAGAAGCTGCGAAAACTCGGCAACGCGACTCCGCTGATCAGCGTGGAAGGAAACGAGATCATCAGCAATGAGCGTCGCGGGCGGAGCGATGTCTACAACAAAACGATGCAGGGAATTCAGAACTGTCTGAATAACAAACTGCTCACCGGTGTCTGCACCAGCTTATGCAAGTCGAACATTGATGACCTGCTGACTGAAGAATGGGTCGACAAGCTGATTGACATGGGGGTCATGTATACCTGGTATCACATTTACCGTGTCGCCGGCCCCGATCCGAACCCGGAACTGGCGCTCTCTCCGGAAGAGCAGTTACGAGCCCGCAAATTCGTTGTGGATATCCGGGCCCGCAAACCGATCGGAGTGATCGACGCCTACTTTGATCATGATGGAACCGCACTCTGTCCGGCAGCGACCGGTCTCAGCCATCACATCAATCCCTGGGGCGATATTGAGCCCTGCCCCGTGATTCAGTTCGCCACCGATTCCATCCACGATGAATCCAAAACACTGAAGGAAAAATTCGTGCAGTCGGAGTTCCTGAAAGACTTCCGACACGTCGTTCAGCAAAACACGCGTGGCTGTATCATTCTGGAGCGGCCCGATCTGCTCGAAGATCTGGTCAAAAAGCATGGCGCCAAAGACTCCACGTTCCGCAAACAGGCGATGCAGGAACTGCAGAATCTGGAAACGCGCACTTCCCAATATTCACCCGGGAATGAAGTTCCCGAGAAGAGTTGGGTCTACCGCATTGCCAAGAAATTCTTCTTTAACGATTTCGGCGTCTACCAGGGAACGGACCATAGCCAGACTGCAGCTCCCGGAATCCTGGCGAATCGCAGTGAGTCAACCACTCCCGGAAATCCTCCCGATTTCATTCCCCTGGAAGCGTTGAAATAA
- a CDS encoding protein kinase domain-containing protein, whose product MIFFNKKSRKKKLSAQLIDLKLVKPDEMDACLQELQDKAADDDQLIRLLERKNLITSFQASRLKNNEFEGLVLGGNKLMYQNASGSFARVYRAESLEDGRMIGVKVLRQRWAQDPDNIKMFRREAEVCKQFKHKNIVEIFDVGVQDDIHYFTMEFVEGGNLRDFITIRKKLSPLEAVNYTIDICEGLEYANRLGYTHRDMKATNVLMSIQGVAKLIDFGLAGEDDAAGAGEAHQRAVEYGTLEKSTGAPRNDPRSDLYFVGTIFYELLCGKPPFPRTKDIEERKRPTRYSQVPSITTIEPDLPEAVVDVLEKLMAYLPQVRYQTATEAVQDLLEVRAQLSGAEETPRPQTTADVKASAEQDLKMAIAPPTILCIENRSKHQDVLRDYLTKHGYRVLILSDLDRAMQRVKDNAPDCIVFMEDSIGEGCVEAFKQALAMDPDLAAILVLSEKNAAIKKTLKKTDRSRILVQPIKIRNLRAKIQKVLQHQLNDSAELTAY is encoded by the coding sequence ATGATTTTTTTCAATAAGAAGTCGCGCAAAAAGAAACTCAGTGCGCAGCTGATTGATCTGAAGCTCGTCAAACCAGACGAGATGGATGCCTGCCTGCAGGAACTTCAGGACAAAGCAGCTGATGACGATCAACTGATTCGGTTACTGGAACGCAAAAACCTGATCACCTCATTTCAGGCCAGTCGACTGAAAAACAATGAGTTCGAAGGGCTCGTTCTGGGCGGCAACAAGCTGATGTACCAGAACGCTTCCGGAAGTTTTGCCCGCGTCTATCGCGCAGAATCTCTGGAAGATGGACGCATGATTGGCGTCAAAGTGCTTCGGCAACGCTGGGCTCAAGATCCCGATAACATAAAAATGTTTCGCCGGGAAGCAGAAGTCTGCAAGCAATTCAAACATAAAAACATCGTAGAGATTTTCGATGTCGGCGTGCAGGACGATATTCACTATTTCACCATGGAGTTTGTGGAAGGTGGAAATCTGCGGGACTTTATCACTATCCGCAAAAAGCTCTCTCCCCTGGAAGCCGTCAATTACACCATCGATATCTGCGAAGGGCTGGAGTACGCCAACCGTCTGGGGTACACGCACCGCGACATGAAAGCGACCAATGTGCTCATGTCGATTCAGGGAGTGGCCAAGCTGATTGACTTCGGTCTGGCTGGTGAAGATGATGCCGCCGGTGCTGGTGAAGCACATCAACGCGCCGTCGAATACGGAACGCTGGAAAAGTCAACAGGGGCTCCCCGAAATGATCCCCGCAGCGATCTCTATTTTGTGGGCACCATCTTTTACGAGCTTCTCTGTGGCAAACCTCCTTTCCCACGCACGAAAGACATTGAGGAACGCAAGCGGCCGACCCGCTATTCACAGGTACCTTCGATTACTACGATCGAGCCCGATCTGCCTGAAGCCGTCGTAGACGTACTGGAAAAACTGATGGCCTATCTGCCACAGGTTCGGTATCAGACGGCAACCGAAGCGGTTCAAGATCTCCTGGAAGTCCGTGCTCAGCTCAGTGGAGCGGAAGAAACACCAAGACCACAGACAACCGCGGATGTCAAAGCGAGTGCTGAGCAGGATCTGAAAATGGCAATCGCACCACCGACAATCCTGTGTATCGAGAATCGTTCCAAACACCAGGATGTCTTGCGGGATTACCTCACTAAACACGGTTATCGTGTTCTGATTTTAAGCGATCTGGATCGGGCCATGCAGCGGGTGAAAGACAATGCCCCCGACTGCATTGTCTTCATGGAAGATTCCATCGGCGAAGGGTGTGTCGAAGCCTTCAAACAGGCACTCGCCATGGATCCGGATCTGGCAGCCATCCTGGTTCTGTCAGAGAAGAATGCCGCGATCAAGAAAACGCTGAAGAAGACTGATCGCTCCCGGATTCTCGTTCAGCCGATCAAAATTCGTAATCTGCGGGCCAAAATCCAGAAGGTATTGCAGCATCAACTCAATGATTCTGCAGAGCTGACTGCCTACTGA
- a CDS encoding AAA family ATPase, producing the protein MATEKRDFDEFLEKLKRHHDVMVDELHKVVIGQDEVIEQILAAIFTGGHCLLVGVPGLAKTLLVSTIARILDCEFKRIQFTPDLMPSDITGTNVLEEEESGRRSFRFVQGPVFTNILLADEINRTPPKTQAALLQSMQEREVTVGQTTYDLPEPFFVIATQNPIEQEGTYPLPEAQLDRFMFNIKVEYPNLEEEEQILAATSSSEKPEIRKVLSAKSILYLQRQINMIEVGPLTINYVTRLVRATRPSDGSAPAFIKQMVDWGAGPRAGQYLIAGGKAIAAMDGRASVSLNDIRRVAVPVLRHRISTNFQAQAEGMVTEDIIGRLLEEIPEPNIPKYE; encoded by the coding sequence TTGGCTACCGAAAAACGCGACTTTGACGAATTTCTGGAGAAACTCAAACGTCACCATGACGTGATGGTGGACGAACTGCATAAGGTCGTGATCGGCCAGGATGAAGTGATCGAGCAGATCCTCGCGGCGATATTTACGGGGGGCCACTGTCTGCTGGTCGGGGTACCCGGACTCGCGAAAACCCTGCTGGTAAGTACCATTGCCCGCATTCTGGATTGTGAGTTCAAACGAATCCAATTCACCCCCGACCTGATGCCCTCAGACATTACCGGCACTAACGTGCTGGAAGAGGAAGAATCGGGCCGCCGCTCGTTCCGATTTGTTCAGGGCCCTGTATTTACCAACATTCTGCTGGCTGATGAAATCAACCGAACTCCGCCTAAGACACAGGCTGCCTTACTGCAGTCGATGCAGGAGCGGGAAGTGACGGTGGGGCAGACCACCTATGACCTGCCGGAACCGTTTTTTGTGATCGCCACCCAGAACCCGATCGAACAGGAAGGAACTTACCCCCTCCCAGAAGCGCAGCTCGACCGATTCATGTTTAACATTAAGGTGGAGTATCCGAACCTGGAAGAGGAAGAACAGATTCTGGCCGCCACCAGCTCCAGCGAGAAACCGGAAATTCGCAAAGTCCTTTCCGCCAAGTCGATTTTATACCTGCAGCGGCAAATCAACATGATCGAAGTCGGCCCGCTGACAATCAATTACGTTACGCGACTGGTCCGTGCGACTCGGCCCAGTGACGGCTCTGCGCCAGCCTTCATCAAGCAGATGGTTGACTGGGGAGCCGGCCCTCGTGCCGGCCAGTATCTGATCGCGGGAGGCAAAGCCATTGCCGCCATGGACGGTCGTGCGAGTGTCTCGCTCAATGATATTCGTCGCGTGGCAGTCCCCGTGCTCCGTCATCGTATTTCTACGAACTTCCAGGCGCAGGCCGAGGGGATGGTCACTGAGGATATCATCGGACGTCTGCTCGAAGAAATTCCGGAACCCAACATTCCCAAGTATGAGTGA
- a CDS encoding N-acetylglucosamine-6-phosphate deacetylase: MELVGRRYDTFEAVSVKIKGNKISSIELLPDSEAAGLPFIAPSMFDLQINGHGGIWFNKPGLTSDEVCQVMEKHYQYGITRLCPTLITSSYEDYVSGFSAIRQACEENDWVEQMVPGCHLEGPFISPIQGPRGAHPLDQVRPADWDEFSRLQEISGNRIRLITLAPEVDNAIPFIKKAVASGVVVSIGHTAAEPEQITEAVDAGARLSTHLGNGAHGTLRRHPNYIWEQLGEPRLMASIITDGHHLPASVVRTIIKTKGVENVVITCDASGLAGSPPGIYDEGSVKMEVLEDGPIVIAGQRQLLAGSGLETDTCVTTAIDMAGITLQESLDMAGLNPARLLGFEEIKLEVGSRADLILFHYEGAGSRMNIQTVLSCGSVKYGTLLVNS, translated from the coding sequence ATGGAGTTAGTCGGACGAAGATACGATACATTTGAGGCTGTCAGTGTGAAGATCAAGGGAAACAAGATCTCTTCGATTGAGCTGCTGCCTGATTCAGAAGCAGCCGGACTGCCTTTCATTGCTCCATCAATGTTTGATTTGCAGATCAATGGCCACGGTGGGATCTGGTTCAACAAACCAGGTCTGACTTCAGATGAAGTCTGTCAGGTAATGGAGAAACATTACCAGTACGGCATCACCCGTCTTTGTCCCACACTGATTACGAGTTCCTACGAAGACTACGTCAGCGGCTTCTCTGCCATTCGTCAGGCGTGTGAAGAAAATGACTGGGTGGAGCAGATGGTTCCCGGTTGCCATCTGGAAGGTCCCTTCATTTCGCCGATTCAGGGACCCCGTGGTGCTCATCCGCTGGATCAGGTTCGCCCTGCCGACTGGGATGAATTCAGCCGCCTGCAGGAGATTTCCGGAAATCGCATTCGTCTGATTACTCTGGCCCCTGAAGTCGATAACGCCATCCCCTTTATCAAAAAAGCCGTTGCCTCAGGGGTTGTTGTCTCCATTGGGCATACTGCTGCAGAACCCGAGCAGATTACCGAAGCCGTTGATGCAGGGGCTCGCCTGAGTACTCACCTGGGCAATGGCGCACATGGAACTCTGCGTCGCCACCCGAATTACATCTGGGAGCAACTGGGTGAACCGCGTCTGATGGCCAGCATCATCACAGACGGACATCACCTGCCCGCCAGTGTGGTCAGAACCATTATCAAAACCAAAGGTGTCGAGAATGTCGTGATTACCTGCGACGCCTCAGGTCTGGCCGGGTCTCCCCCCGGAATCTACGATGAGGGTTCCGTTAAGATGGAAGTCCTGGAAGACGGCCCGATCGTCATCGCCGGTCAGCGGCAGTTACTCGCTGGCTCCGGTCTGGAGACAGATACCTGCGTCACCACCGCCATCGACATGGCTGGAATCACTCTGCAGGAATCTCTCGACATGGCTGGCTTGAACCCTGCTCGACTGCTTGGGTTTGAAGAAATCAAGCTGGAAGTCGGTTCCCGGGCCGATCTGATTCTCTTCCACTACGAAGGAGCAGGATCCCGGATGAATATTCAGACCGTTTTATCCTGCGGTTCCGTCAAATACGGCACACTGCTCGTCAATTCCTGA